A stretch of DNA from Danaus plexippus chromosome 31, MEX_DaPlex, whole genome shotgun sequence:
ACTTTGTACACTGTCACCATTTTGTCtgttatagttattttgtaCACTGTCAACACTCGGTCGGTTGTAACTACTTTGTACACTGTCACCATTTTGTCggttgtaattattttgtacactGTCCACACTTGGTCtgttatagttattttgtaCACTGTCAACACTCGGTCtgttatagttattttgtaCCCTGTCAACACTCGGTCtgttatagttattttgtaCACTGTCAACACTCGGTCtgttatagttattttgtaCACTGTCAACACTCGGTCtgttatagttattttgtaCACTGTCAACACTCGGTCtgttatagttattttgtaCACTGTCAACACTCGGTCtgttatagttattttgaGCGCTATCATTTGGTCTATTTTGGTTGTTTTGTCCACTTTCACTGCTATGTTCGCTGCCCCATTGATTTCGGttatccatatttaaattccCCCCATTCCTGATCTCATCACCGAAGATGACCTTGGCCACGAAGGGTATTTGGACGTTGGCGTATATAGCTGGTGTGTCGATTGCACCACACGCTCTACCTGTCGACGTTACAGCGACGACCCTCCAGGAGCAGCCCTCTCGGAGCTGTGCTGGTCCGCCCGAGTCACCCTGATGGGATGATGATGGTTTTACTTACTGTATAGCAGTCGCGGATAGGATTTATCCCATGGTTTACAAATTTTACTGGTTAATACGAGGTAGTTAGTGGCTAGTTAAGATTGTTTACTGATCGGTTAAGTGGGCATCCTAAATTAAACCAactttatactattattactatatatatttatatatatatatatacatatgtatatatattcctcACCTGGCAGGTGTCCCTGCCTCCTCTCCTGTCCCCGGCGCAGGTCTGGCTGCGGTCGGGTCCGCGCGGCAGTTTCCGGGACTCCCCCAATACTGACGCACACTCCTCCAGGCTCCACACCGGAAGTGAAACACCTCTTAGCAGTTCGGACTCATCTCCAcctggtttaaaattatataggtagaaatataactaatattttcggatactttattttaacaacatactcccgacgtttaggttactgcagcaaccgtgatcacggccagACGAGTACGTGATATGCTCACGGTTGCTGTATGTTACGTCGTGAaggttctatatatatatgtttctcACCAAACTCCGTCTTCCCCCAGCCTGTAGCGATGATGTGTTTCCCAGGAGCTGGCGGTACTCCCAGACAGGCCGGCTTAATGACGGCTGAGAACCTagttaatcaaatatatatatgtatatattgaaattaattctgttatattaactgcatataagttaatgtttacCGAACATATGaccaagaatatatatttttttaatcaattttcgTTGGAccttcttttgttttatatagctgatataaaaaaaacaacgccatataaagttattgtccaaaatattgaaaataaactcACTTGACATTTTTTACCATCTTGACGATGGCGATGTCGTAGTAAGACTGCGGCGGCCGGTACTTGGGGTGTCTGGTTACTGAGGACACGCGGAGAACTATCGCCCCGGGATCGTCACGGCGAGAGGATCCGAGCTGGACTGCTCGCGGAGGACCGCTGAGTACAATGGAAATAGCCCGTTGATACggtttttttaatgagattctttaatgtttctttttatgatCTTGGACTTGTAGACTTAGCTCAGGAGAGGTGAGTTTTTTTGTTCGCGGAGGAAGTTTCGCTGATTTATATGAACAATAAACGATTTCGGATGTATTTGTGTGAAACTGTGCTAGGGATGATATATGCACCTGACAACGCTGTCGTCTTTGTCCTGGTAGGCGCAGTGAGCGGCTGTGAGCACGTACCTCTCGCTCACCAGGGAACCGCCGCACTTCCACAAGTAACCGCCAGACTGGAGATGGACGGAAAATAACTTGAgatgtttgatttaaattttgttaagattTCATCATTGCCAAAAAAATTGCAAGTATAAATATCAGTGACACAATAAGTTGTTaaggaattatttttagaaagtatgtataaatgaagcgtatttcaattaaatagttttttttatatattttttctttatattaaagcagaggatattattgtataaaaatttatgtacgctttgtgtgtgtgagtgcgtgcgtgcgtgcgcatgtgtgtgtgtgtgttattttatataaataacttgtacaaattgttacaaaacagTATCTTTGGCACGGACTAAAGATACTGTTTTGTAACAACATATCGTTGAACCTACGATCATTTGAGAGTATGACAGGGAATAgcactttatttataactaacgACCAGACCGAATTGCATCCGattaaaatacgtttataaCAGCACCAAAGTCAGATTTATATTCTGTggccaaaattttatatgtaacagCTGTcgtcaagttactgcagcaCGAAcgtgggctggctcgacctgGAAAGTACCCTCCTGTCACACGAGGTAATTTTAATGGCTGCGTCCGATTAGTGAGAGAGACGGTTGCCCTTTCtctttcccaccctttccccTCCCTCATCCGCAATCAAGAGTGACAAAGCACCCGCAAAACTAtattgcggatgtccatgggcgacggtagcTACttcatcaggtaggccgtctgcataaaaaaaaatattgtccaTGGTATTCAACTTACCCGCATTCTGGTCCAACCCAACAACGCCATGTGTGGGAACTGCTGTATCGTGACTACGCTC
This window harbors:
- the LOC116778409 gene encoding uncharacterized protein LOC116778409 — encoded protein: MVKIISVLLIISFADVRAQLFDFLSAFQPQTLRPIFEPTKPTRTTRFFDTNRTQNASWKLGQSSELTTAKAIRKTPKSNRRSQNKTKKIKENYGPDKIAFDDGYNSIISYDTVKHTTVNPFARPGVKPAVVNGPPITNRPVTRSFAPRPIAGLQPHDDNTVTPELIVGPDEDYMSTVERRRFMEVTEKKCEQYVSLDTVRVEAIPLVPSPRPVVVNVSSCARSVPLVVGGSVVTIQQFPHMALLGWTRMRSGGYLWKCGGSLVSERYVLTAAHCAYQDKDDSVVSGPPRAVQLGSSRRDDPGAIVLRVSSVTRHPKYRPPQSYYDIAIVKMVKNVKFSAVIKPACLGVPPAPGKHIIATGWGKTEFGGDESELLRGVSLPVWSLEECASVLGESRKLPRGPDRSQTCAGDRRGGRDTCQGDSGGPAQLREGCSWRVVAVTSTGRACGAIDTPAIYANVQIPFVAKVIFGDEIRNGGNLNMDNRNQWGSEHSSESGQNNQNRPNDSAQNNYNRPSVDSVQNNYNRPSVDSVQNNYNRPSVDSVQNNYNRPSVDSVQNNYNRPSVDRVQNNYNRPSVDSVQNNYNRPSVDSVQNNYNRQNGDSVQSSYNRPSVDSVQNNYNRQNGDSVQSSYNRPSVDSVQNNYNRQNGDSVQSSYNRPNNQWYQQTTSNPLKNENYRNPVYRGDDTEDSTIGPHYYFEDSVHRPYIGNIWQT